Sequence from the Sphingomonas koreensis genome:
ACATGCGTGGCGATCGGCTGCCCGGGAACGGTCGCATCGAAATGCAGGATCTTGCGTCCGACCCAATAGGCGAATGCCCAGAGCGGCGGCGTGGTGAAGGGGTTGGTCAGGAACGTCGTCAGCGACGCGACCGGGATATTGGCCCGGAACGGGAGCGCCAGCAGCGCGGAGAAGAAGATCTGCGCGACCGGGATCATGATGCCCGTCACCATCCCCAGCGCAACGCCGCGCGGCACCGATCGGCGGGTGAAGCGCCACAGTTCCGGCGCCAGCACGCGATGCGCCACCGGGCGCAGGAAGCGATTTGCCTCCAGGCTTTCGCGGGTCGGCATGTTGCGGTCCGCCCATGCCCGTACCCGGTCCCAGAAGCTCCGTTCAGCCACGGTCGCGGAGGAGCCTTCCCTGTTCACGCTTCCAGTCACGCTCCTTGATCGACTCGCGCTTGTCGTGAGTCTTCTTGCCCTTCGCCAGCGCCAGCTCCACTTTCGCGCGGCCGCGCGAATTGAAGTAGATCGACAGCGGCACCAGGGTCATCCCCTCGCGCGCCACCGCGCCGTGCAGCTTTTCTATCTGCCGCAGATGAAGGAGCAATTTACGGGGCCGCTTGGGCTCGTGATTGAAACGGTTGCCGTGGCTGAATTCGGGGATGTTGGCATTGACCAGCCACGCCTGCTCGCCGCGGATCTCGGCATAGCTTTCCGCGATCGATCCCTCGCCGAAGCGCAGCGCCTTCACCTCGGTGCCCTGAAGCGCGATGCCGGCCTCGTACACGTCCTCGATGAAATACTCGAAGCGCGCCTTCCGGTTCTCGGCGACGATCTTCTTCTTGTCGAATTCGGTGGGACGCGGGCGAGCCATGGGACGCGCGATGTAGGCCCGTGCGACGCTAAAGGGAAGCCGAGCGGATCAGATAATCCCCGCCGCCTGCATCGCCGCATCGACCGCCGCCTTGCTCGCCTCGCCCGGCTCGACCATCGGCAGCCGCAGCTCGGCCGAAATCTCGGGCCGCAGCTTGTTCACGGCGTACTTGACCGGCCCCGGCGAGGCGTCTGTGAACATCGCATTGTGAAGCGCGAACAACCGGTCATGCAGCGCCAGCGCCAGCGCGGTATTGCCTTCGGCCCAGGCCGCCTGGAACTGAGCGCACAGCTTGGGCGCGACATTCGCGGTCACCGAAATACACCCCACCCCGCCCATCGCGTTGAACGCCAGCGCGGTATCGTCGTTGCCCGAAAGCTGAGCGAAACCCGCGCGGAGCGCCGCGCGATGCATCGACACGCGCGCGAGATCGCCGGTCGCGTCCTTGATCGCGACAAACTTGCCCGGGAAGGCCTGAACGATGCGGATCACCGTTTCGGGCTGGATGTCCGTCACCGTGCGCCCGGGGACATTGTAGAGCACGATCGGTAGCTCGCATTCCGCGGCGACCGCCTCGAAATGGCGGAAGATGCCCTCCTGGCTCGGGCGGTTGTAATAGGGCGGCACCATCAGCACCGCGTCGGCCCCGGCATCCTTCGCCGCCTTGACGTTGCCGATCGCGACCCGCGTGTCGTTCGATCCTGTGCCGGCGATCACCGGGATACGGCCGCGTACCTGATCCACGCAGACGCGCACCACCTCGAAATGCTCATCCTTGGCCAGCGTCGCGGCCTCGCCCGTCGTCCCGACAGGAACCAGCGCGGACGAGCCTTCGGCAATCTGCCATTCGACGAAATCGCGGAACACGTCTTCGGCAAAGTCGCCGTTACGGAACGGGGTAATCAGGGCGGGGATCGAACCGGTGAACATATGCGCCAAAAAGCCCCAATTTTTCCGAATTTCGGGCTGGCCAATAGGCCTGGCTTGCGTATCATGTCCAGATGCTTGCCTCTTTGTTCAAGAGCGGGCTTCTGCTCGCCGGCGTATCGGGTGTCGCGGTCTCTTCTCAGGTCGTGCAGGATGGGGTGGAACGCGCGCGCGTTCAGCTTGCCGCGCTGACGGCCTCACCCCAGGCCTATCCGCCACCCGCGAGTTCGGGGCTCCAATATAATCTCGACCAATGGAAACGGCTCCAGCAATCGGATCGCTGGCCGTTCAGCGACTATGCCAACTTCCTGCTCGCGCATCCCGGCTGGCCGGGCGAGACGAGCCGTCGCGCCGCGGCCGAGACATCGCTGACCTCGGGGGCCGAGGCGCCTTCGCTGGTCATCCGCTTCTTCGAACGCTTCCCGCCCGCTACCGCCGCTGGCCGCGTCCGCTATGCCGAGGCGCTCGCCGCGTCGGGCCGCCGTTCCGAGGCGAACGAGCAGGCCCGCCGTGCCTGGCGCAGCGGCGCGCTGCGTCCCACCGACGAAAGCGCCGTGCTCTCCGGCTTCCCGGGCGCTCTGACCCCGGCGGATCATGACGCCCGGATGGACGCCCTGCTCTGGCAGGACGCACGCACCGCGGCCGCGCGCCAGATCGCCTATACCTCGCCGCAGAACCGGCCGCTGTTCGATGCGCGCCTGGCGATGCAGAGCAACTGGCCCGACGCCCAGACCAAGGCCGCTTCGGTCGAGGCAATGGGCGCGCGTGATCCCGGTTTCATCGCCGATCGCGCGATGTGGTTCCGCAACAATGGCGGCAGCGGCTCGGCCCGCTCGCTCCTCGCTCGGCCCCGCAGCCTCGCGACGCTTCCCGGCAATGTCGAGGAATGGTACGAGGTCCTGCTCGTCAACGCCCGCGCGGCGGAGAGCGACGGTCAGTACGGCCTCGCCTATGCGATCGCCTCGCAGGTCGATGATGCGTTGCCCCCCGGCGCCGACGTCGCCGCGATGGGGCTCGGCATCCGCGACGATTACACCAGCCTGGTCTGGCTCGCGGGCACCGTCGCGATGCAGAAGCTGCGCCGCCCGGCCGATGCGGTGATGATGTTCGATCGCTATTCGCGCGGCAGCCGGACGCCGACCACCCAGTCCAAGGGGCTCTACTGGGCCGGACGCGCCGCCGAAGCCGCGGGGCAACAGGCCGCCGCCCAGGGCTATTACGCGCGTGCCGCCGCCTTCTCCGACCTCTATTACGGCCAGCTCGCGGCCGAGCGGATGAACCGCTCGCTCAAGGCACCGCCTGCGTTTGACGGCACGCGTGCTTCATCCGGCGCACGCACCGCCTTCTATAATCGCGAGGTGGTTCAGGCCGCGCGGCTGCTCGGCACGCTGGGCCGCTGGCAGGAGCAGAGTCTGTTCCTGCGCCAGATCGCCGCCGACGCCACCAGCGCCGAGGACCATGTCCTGGCCAGCGAACTGTCGCGCAGCATCGGGCGCCCGGACCTGGGCGTGATGGTGGGCCGCAGCGCGTTGCTCAACGGCCTCAGCGACTATACCGTCGCGGGCTATCCCTCGGTCCGCGTCCCCGCGGGCGAGGAAGGCTATTTCACGATCATCCACGCCATCGCGCGGCAGGAGAGCCAGTTCGACAAGGCCGCGGTCAGCCATGCCGGCGCGCGCGGGCTGATGCAGCTGATGCCCGGCACCGCGCGCGAGACCGCGGGCAAGCTCGGCCTCGGCTACAACATGGCCTCGCTCACCGCCGATACGGATTACAACATCCGCCTCGGCTCGAGCTATTTCCAGCGGATGCTGCGCTATTATGGCGGCAGCTATCCGCTCGCGGTCGCGGCCTATAATGCCGGCCCCGGCAATGTGAACAAATGGCTCCGCGCCAATGGCGATCCGCGCACCGGGAGCATCGAGGTCATCGACTGGGTCGAGGCGATTCCGATCTTCGAGACCAAGAACTACGTCCAGCGCGTACTCGAAAATGCGGTGGTCTATGATCTGCTTCACCCGAATTATGCCCGGTCGCGCGGCCCGGCGCATCTGAGCTGGTATCTCGGCAAGAGCCGTCCCGGCTGACGTGATCGAGGTCATCCCGTACGACGACGCACAGTTCTGTGAGGTCGACGCGCTGTGGCGCGCGGTCTTCCCCGAAGACCCGCCGCATAGCCATGCCACCGTTGCCATCCCGCAGAAGCTCGCCGTCCAGCGCGACCTGTTCCTCGTCGCGGTGGAAGGCGGCCGCGTGCTCGGCACGGTCCTCGCCGGCTATGACGGGCATCGTGGGTGGCTCTACAAGCTCGCCGTCCATCCCAATGCCCGGCATTGCGGAATCGGGACGAAGCTGGTCCGCGCCGCCGAGAGGAAGCTGGCAGCCAGGGGCTGTACCAAGCTCAATCTTCAGGTACGCGCCGGTAACGACGAAGCCGCCCGCTTCTGGGCGCGCATGGGTTATGGCGAGGAACCGATCATCAGCATGGGCCGCCTTCTTTGAGCATCGATCGCCCCAACTACATCACGCCCGCCGGCTATTCCGCGCTCAAGGCGGAGTATGACGCGCTGTTCGCCGGCGAGCGCCCGAAGCTGGTCGAGACCATCGCCTGGGCTGCGGGCAACGGCGACCGTTCCGAGAATGGCGATTACATCTACGGCCGCAAGCGGCTGCGCGAGATCGACCGCCGGTTGGGCTGGCTGTCTAGGCGGATGAAGGCCGCCAAGGTGATCGACCCCTCCCGCCAGGAAGATCGTAGCCGCATCTGGTTCGGCGCGACCACGACCATCGCGGACGAGGACGACAACCACCGCACCCTGACCCTTGTCGGGGATGACGAGGCCGATGCGGGCAAGGGCCTCGTCGGCTGGAACGCTCCGCTCGCCCGTGCGCTGCGCGGCGCCGCGATCGGCGACCTGCGCCGCGTGACGCTGCCCGCCGGCGAAAAGGAATATGAGGTGATGGAGATCAGCTACCCGAGCTGACTTCACTGCAATTAAGATTGACTCGCAATAGCGATCATGCTCAGGGCACGCGCAACGCGCTGCCCGCCCCTGTCCGGCGATCCAGGACGGCGCTCAGCACAGGGGATTTCGATGAAGACGACCTACGGCCTGCTGGCCACCGCCGCTCTCGGCCTGACCCTGCCGATGACCGCGCAGGCGCATGGGGACGAAGAGCAGAAGACCGACGAGATCGTCGTCTATGGCCGCGGCGAGGAGAAGAACACCCTCGCCACCGGTCTGGACCTGTCCCCGCGCCAGACGCCGCAGTCGATCAGCATCGTCACCCGTGAACAGCTGGAGGACCAGGCCGCGGTCAACGTCGGCGACGCGCTCGCCTATACCACCGGGATCTCGGTCAAGGCGGTCGATCGCGGCCGCAACACGCTGGCGGCGCGCGGGTTCGACATCACCAACTACCAGCTCGATGGTGCGCCCTTCGCCACCGGCAATATCGGGCTGGAGAAGAACAGCACCGCAATCTTCGAGCGGATCGAGGTGATCCGCGGCGCCAACGGCCTGCTGCAGGGCGCCGGCGAACCCTCCGCGACGATCAACCTGGTACGCAAGCACGCCACCTCGCACGAGCTGACCGGCTCGCTCGACCTTGAGGGCGGATCGTGGAACCGCTTCGCCGCGACCGGTGACATCACCGTCCCGATCACCGCCGACGGATCGGTGCGCGGGCGGCTCGTCGCGCAATATTCCCGGCAGGATTCGTTCGTCGATATCGAGAAGTCGAAGGGTTATCTGATCTATGGCGTGATCGACGCCGATCTTGGCGCGAACACGCGCATCAGCATCGGCGCGAGCTACCAGCGCGACGAGCGCGACGGCACGCTGTGGGGCCAGCTACCCTATTGGTACGCTGACGGCACGCGCACCAGTTGGCCGCGATCCAAGACCACCGCCGCGAGCTGGAACATGTGGGACACGACGGAGAAGACCGCGTTCCTCACGATCGACCAGCGCCTGGGCAACCGCTGGTCGCTGCGCGCCGATGTCGCCTATCACGAGCAGTTCGAGGATTCGAAGCTGCTGTGGACCGGCGGCTACCCCGATCGCGCCACCGGAATCGGCATGACCGCTGAAGGCTATTGGTTCCAATCGCGACCCAAACAGTGGAACGTCAGCGTTTCGGCGCGCGGCAATTTCGACCTGCTAGGCCGCGAGCACGAGCTGATCGTCGGTGGCAATTATCGCCACCTGAGCGGCGGCTGGACCGATCGCAAACCCGTCTCGATCGCGCCAATCGGCGATTTCAACCTTTGGGACGGCAGCAAGCACCCCGAGCCGGCCTGGGGAGATCGCTTCCGGTCGAGCGGCTTCGGCACGACCGGGCAATATGCCGTTTACGGTGCGGCCCGGCTCCAGCTGCTCGACCCGCTCAAGCTGATCGCCGGCGCGCGCATCAGCTGGTGGGAGCGCAACGAGGAGATCACGCTCTACACCGCCGCTCCCTACACCATCAGCCACAAGGGCCGCGTGACGCCCTATGCGGGCCTCGTGTTCGACGTGACCGGCAGCATCTCCGCCTATGCGAGCTTCACCAGCATCTTCAATCCACAGGACAACAAGGACCGCAATGGCGACTACCTGCCTCCGGTCGTCGGCAATGCCTATGAAGCGGGGGTGAAGGGGGAATGGATGAACGGACGCGTCCGCGCCTCTGCCGCCATCTTCCGCATCGAGCAGGACAATTTCGCGGTGGTCGATCAAGGCTTCTTCGTCCCTGGCACCACCAACCCGGCTATGCGGCCCGCGCGCGGCACCGTTTCCGAAGGCTATGAAGCCGAGGTCGCGGGCAAGGTCCTCACCGGTTGGGACCTGAGCCTCGGCTGGAGCGCCTTCCGCGCCAAGGATGCCAATGGCGAGCAGGTGCAGCAGCATCACCCGCGCCGTATCCTGCGCATCTCCACCCGCTATGATTTCCGCGGGATGCTCGACGGGTTCAGCGTGGGCGGCTCGGCGCGCTGGGAGAGCGAACCGCCCAAGACCGGCGTGAACCCCGCCACCCAGCTGCGGGAGAATGTCGGCCAGCCGGCCTATCTGCTGGTCAATGCGATGGCGCGTTACAGGCTGAACGACAACGTCTCGCTCCAGCTCAACGTCAACAACCTGTTCGACAAGCGCTACTTCAACAACAATCTGTGGTTTGCCGGCTATGTCTATGGCGAACCGCGCAATGTCCGCGCCACGTTGCGTCTGGGCATCTGAGCGATCGGGCGGAGCGTCACCGCGATGCTCCGCCTAGCCCGCTCCTGCCAGCTTCTTCCCGGCCGCCTTCCAGCGCGAACTGTTCGTCAGCGCCGAGGCTTCGATCTTGAGCTTGGCGCAACCGGGCAGGCCGCGGATGATCGTGCGCAGATTATCCGCCAGCACCGGCGGCATCCACGGGTTGAGCACCAGCCGGGTGATCGAGCCGAGATCGATCGCGATCGGCAGCGAAAAGGCCGGCTCCTCCAGGCATGTCGCCACGATCCGCCATTCGCGCTCGTCGCTATACCCCTCGCGCTTCACGAACGGCAGCCGGTGCGCGTCCTCGGGCGTCAGCGCCTCGAGTTGCCGGATCTGAAGATAGTCGACCGCCCCGGAGATGACCCCCGGGTGGGCGCGCACCGCCGTTTCAAGCGCGGCCTTCTCGAACTCGATGCACACGCCCTCCATCCCCTGCGTGAACACGCGCCAGTGATGATAGGTCTCGCTCGCCATCGCGCAGCACAGGGCCAGCACCGATTTCGCGTCGGCATGGGCGCGATACAGCTCCATGAACTCGACGTCGTTGGTGTCGTCCCATTTGGACGGGCTGAGCAGCACCAGCCGTTGGTGCACCAGCGTGTCGAGTGCGCTCGACAGCGTCGTGTAGCGCCGCACGAACTTGTCGAGGGTCCGCGTCGCCATCAGCCCGCCACCCGTTCGGTCCCGACGCGGTTGGCCAGTTCCCGCCCCGCCTCGGCGTCCGAGATGCTCGCCAGCGTCGTTTCCGCGATCGCGGTCAGCGCCTCCTCGGTCAGGAACGCCTGATGCCCGGTGACCAGCACGTTGGGAAAGGTCAGCAGCCGCTGGAACACGTCGTCCCCGACGATCTCGTTCGACAGATCCTCGAAGAACAGGTCGGCCTCCTGCTCATAGACATCGAGCGCCACCCCGCCGATCTTGCGCGACTTGAGGCCGTCGATCAGCGCCGCGGTATCGATCAGCGCGCCGCGGCTGGTATTCACGATCAGCAGCCCTTCGCGTGCCCGCGAGATCGCCGCCGCATCGATCAGATGGCGGGTAACCGGCGTCAACGGGCAATGCAGCGTGACGATCTCCGCCTGCTCGAGCAGGGTCGCGCGAGGAACATAGCGCACCCCGACCCTCTCAAGCTCCGGGTCGGTCACCACATCGCTCGCCAGCACGTCGCAGCCGAACCCGGCGCGAAGGCTCCGTGCGACCAGCGCGCCGATCTTGCCGGTGCCGATGACGCCGACCATGCGCCCGTGCAGATTGCGGCCGATCAGCCCGTCCAGCGCGAAATTATTGTCCCGCACCCGCGCCCAGGCCCGCGGAATGTGCCGGTCCACAGCGAGCATCAGGCCTATGGTGAACTCGGCAACGGCGTGCGGCGAGTAGGCGGGCACGCGCACCACATCGATCCCCAGCCGCTCGGCCGCGGCCAGATCGACATTGTTGAATCCGGCGCAGCGCAACGCGACCAGCCTCACGCCTGATCCCGCCAGCGCCTCCAGCACTCGGGCATCGACGCAATCGTTGACGAAGACGCACACCGCCGCGCATCCGGCAGCGAGTGGCGCAGTGGACAGGTCCAGCCGCGGCTCGAGAAAGATCAGCTCGTGCGCGTGCGCCGCATTGGCCTCGCTCAGGAAGCGCCGGTCATACCCCTTGGTCCCGAACACCGCGACGCGCATGACTGCTCCCTCTAGCCGCGGCCTGGATCAGCACGCGACGACGTTGACCGCCAGCCCGCCTTGCGCGGTTTCCTTGTATTTCGACCGCATATCCTCGCCGGTCTGGCGCATCGTCTCGATCACCGCATCCAGGCTGACGACATGGCTGCCGTCGCCGTGCATGGCGAGATAGGCGGCGTTGATCGCCTTGATCGCCCCCATCGTGTTGCGCTCGATGCACGGGATCTGGACGAGACCGCCGATCGGGTCGCAGGTCAGGCCCAGATTATGCTCCATGCCGATCTCGGCGGCGTTCTCGATCTGCGCATTGGTCGCGCCCAGCGCCGCAGCGAGGCCCGCCGCCGCCATCGAACAGGCGACCCCGACCTCGCCCTGGCAGCCCATTTCGGCGGCCGAGATCGACGCGCGCTTCTTGTAGAGGAAGCCGATCGCCGCCGTGGTCAGCAGGAAGGTGCGGGCGCCAGCCGGCGTCGGCGAGGCGCAGAAGGTCTCGTAATAGCGCAGCACCGCCGGGATCACTCCCGCCGCGCCATTGGTCGGCGCGGTGACGACACGGCCACCCGCCGCGTTCTCCTCGTTCACCGCCAGCGCCCACAGGCTCACCCAGTCGAACACCAGCGACGGATCGGAGCGCGGCCCGCGCGCGAGCAGCTTGTTGTGCAGGTCGCGCGCCCGGCGCTTGACCTTGAGGCCGCCGGGCAGTTCGCCCTCGCCGCGCATCCCGCGCTCGATGCACGCCGACATCGCCGCGCGCAGCGAATCGAGGAAGGCATCGGTCTCGGTATCGTCGCGCCATGCGGCCTCGTTGGCGCGGACGATATCGGCGATCGTCACGCCCTTCTCCTCCGCCACCGCGAGCAGCTCGGCGCCCGACGAGAAGTTCATCGGCAAGGTGACGTTCGAGCGGGGTGCCTCGCACCCGCCCTCGACCACCGCGCCGCCGCCGATCGAGTACCAGAAGGTCTCGTACGGCTCGCCATCGGGGTAATGCGCAACGAAGCGCATGCCGTTGGGGTGCGCGGGCAGGAAGCGGTCGGAGCGGAAGATCAGATGCCGGCCCTCGACGAACGGCACGATCACCTGCCCGCCCAGCGACAGCTTCTGCTCGGACTGGATCGTCGCGACGATGCTTGCCACCGCGTCGGGATCGACGCTCTCGGGCTGATGCCCGGCCAGGCCCAGGATCACCGCGGTGTCGGTGGCGTGGCCCTTGCCGGTCAGCGCGAGCGATCCGAACAGCTCGCACGAAACCGAAACCGGGATCCCGCGATCCAGCGCCGCTTCGGAAAAGGCATGGGCCGCGCGCATCGGCCCGACGGTGTGCGAGCTCGACGGACCGATGCCGATGGTGAACAGATCGGCCAGCCCGATCGTCGCTTCCACGCGCTGCCGCGCCGCCATTCCCGAACCGTCGAGCATCAAATCCCTCCAACGGGCAGGCGTTGGTTCGCCTGCCTTTACGTCAGAGGCCTTATTCGGTCGGCGCGACGCCCGGCGCAAGCCGGATGTGCAATTCCTTGAGCTGCTTCTCGCTGACGAAGGACGGCGCCTGCATCATCAGGTCCTCGGCCTTCTGGTTCATCGGGAAGACGATGACCTCGCGGATGTTGGGCTGGTCGGCCAGCAGCATCACGATACGGTCGACGCCCGGCGCCGAACCGCCATGGGGCGGCGCGCCGAACTTGAACGCGTTGATCATGCCCGCGAAGTTGCTGTCGACCTGCTCCTGCGTGTAGCCGGCGATCTCGAACGCCTTGTACATGATCTCCGGACGGTGGTTCCGGATCGCGCCCGACGACAGCTCGATGCCGTTGCAGACGATGTCATACTGCCAGGCGAGGATGTCGAGCGGGTCCTTGGTCTCCAGCGCCTCCAGCTCGCCCTGCGGCATGCTGAACGGGTTGTGGCTGAAGTCGATCTTCTTCGCGTCCTCGTCATATTCGAACATCGGGAAGTCGACGATCCAGCAGAATTCGAAGCGGTTCTTGTCGATCAGCTCCAGCTGCTCGCCGACGCGGGTGCGGGCGAGGCCGGCGAGCTTCGCCGCCTGCGCTTCCTTGCCCGCGGCGAAGAAGATGCCGTCGTCCGGGCCAAGGCCCAGCTCGTCGGCCAGGGCCGACATCTTGTCCTCGCCATGGTTCTTGGCGATCGGGCCGCCCCATTCGCCGCCCTTGCGGGTGGCATAGCCCAGGCCGGCAAAGCCTTCGCCCTGCGCCCAGGCGTTCATGTCATCGAAGAACTTGCGGCTCTTCTCGGCGGTGCCCGGCGCGGGAATCGCGCGGACCACGTCACCGGCCTCGACGATCGATGCAAAGCGCCCGAAACCCGAACCTTCGAAATGTTTGCTCACGTCGGAGATCAGGATCGGGTTGCGCAGGTCGGGCTTGTCGTTGCCGTATTTCAGCATCGATTCGCGATAGGGGATGCGCTTGAACGGCAGCGGCGAAACCGTGCGGCCCTTGCCCTGCCAGTCGGCGAATTCCTCGAACACGCCGTGCAGCACCGGCTCGATCGCCGCAAACACATCGTCCTGGGTGACGTAGCTCATCTCGAAGTCGAGCTGGTAGAATTCGCCCGGCGAACGGTCGGCGCGCGCGTCCTCGTCGCGGAAGCAGGGCGCGATCTGGAAATAACGGTCGAAGCCCGCGACCATCAGCAGCTGCTTGAACATCTGCGGCGCCTGCGGGAGCGCGTAGAACTTGCCCGGATGCACGCGGCTGGCGACCAGATAGTCGCGCGCGCCTTCGGGCGAGGACGCGGTCAGGATCGGCGTCTGGAACTCGGTGAAGCCCTGGTCGATCATCCGGCGGCGCAGGCTCGCGATGACATGGCTGCGCAGCATGATGTTGGCGTGCAGCCCCTCGCGGCGCAGGTCGAGGAAGCGGTTGCGAAGGCGGATTTCCTCCGGATATTCGGCATCGCCGAACACGGGCATCGGCAGCTCCTGAGCGGCCGACTGGACGGTCACGCCCTTGGCGAACACCTCGATCTCGCCGGTCGACAGGTTCGGGTTCACCGTCGCGTCCGAACGCGCCTTCACTACACCGTCGATCGTCACGACCGACTCGACGCGCAGCCCTTCGAGCACCGGCAAAGCGGGCGAATCGCTGTCGGCGACGATCTGGGTCACGCCATAATGGTCGCGCAGATCGACGAAGAGCACGCCGCCATGATCGCGCTTGCGATGGATCCAGCCCGAAAGGCGGACGGTCTCACCGACCTGGGCGGCGGTCAGCTGGCCGCAAGTGTGCGAACGATAGGCGTGCATGAGCAATCTCTGATTGCGTCATCCCAGCGAAAGCTGGGATCTCGCGTCCCGAGGGGATTCCCTGCGGCTTGAGACCCCTGCCCTCGCAGGGATGACGGATTTTGTAACTGGCGCGCGCTTCCCCTCCACACAGCCCTTTGTCAACCCGCTCGCGCGCGTCTATGGGCCTGCGATGCACATTCACGGCCTGATCGAAGACTCGGCAACGCTAGCCAATCTCTGCACCCGCCTCGCGCAGCAACCGTTCATCACGGTGGATACCGAGTTCATGCGGGAAAACACCTTCTGGCCTGAGCTTTGTCTCATCCAGATCGCCGACACCAACGAGGCGGCGGCGATCGATCCGATGGCCGAGGGCATCGATCTCACGCCCCTGCTCGACCTGCTCGTCAACAATGAGGACGTGCTCAAGGTCTTCCATGCCGGCGGCCAGGATCTGGAAATCGTCTACAATCTGACCGGCAAGACCCCGCATCCGCTGTTCGACACCCAGATCGCGGCGATGGCGCTCGGCCAGGGCGAGCAGATCGGCTATTCGAACCTGGTCGAAACCTATCTCGGCATCACCGTCGACAAGGGCGCGCGCTTCACCGACTGGTCGCGCCGTCCGCTCGACAAGCGCCAGATCGACTATGCGATCGCGGACGTGACCCATCTCTCGGAAATCTTCCCGAAGATGCTGGAGAAGCTGCGCAAGACCGGGCGCGGCGGCTGGCTCGACGAGGAGATGGAGCGGATCGCCAATCCGGAAAATTACCGCAACGATCCCGATCAGGCGTGGCAGCGTATCCGCATCTCCAGCCGCAAGGCCGAAGTGCTGGGACGCCTCAAGGCGCTGGCGGCATGGCGCGAGAAGGAAGCACAGGGCAAGAACCTGCCCCGCGGCCGCATCGTCAAGGACGAGACGAT
This genomic interval carries:
- a CDS encoding 2-hydroxyacid dehydrogenase, producing MRVAVFGTKGYDRRFLSEANAAHAHELIFLEPRLDLSTAPLAAGCAAVCVFVNDCVDARVLEALAGSGVRLVALRCAGFNNVDLAAAERLGIDVVRVPAYSPHAVAEFTIGLMLAVDRHIPRAWARVRDNNFALDGLIGRNLHGRMVGVIGTGKIGALVARSLRAGFGCDVLASDVVTDPELERVGVRYVPRATLLEQAEIVTLHCPLTPVTRHLIDAAAISRAREGLLIVNTSRGALIDTAALIDGLKSRKIGGVALDVYEQEADLFFEDLSNEIVGDDVFQRLLTFPNVLVTGHQAFLTEEALTAIAETTLASISDAEAGRELANRVGTERVAG
- the aspS gene encoding aspartate--tRNA ligase, which codes for MHAYRSHTCGQLTAAQVGETVRLSGWIHRKRDHGGVLFVDLRDHYGVTQIVADSDSPALPVLEGLRVESVVTIDGVVKARSDATVNPNLSTGEIEVFAKGVTVQSAAQELPMPVFGDAEYPEEIRLRNRFLDLRREGLHANIMLRSHVIASLRRRMIDQGFTEFQTPILTASSPEGARDYLVASRVHPGKFYALPQAPQMFKQLLMVAGFDRYFQIAPCFRDEDARADRSPGEFYQLDFEMSYVTQDDVFAAIEPVLHGVFEEFADWQGKGRTVSPLPFKRIPYRESMLKYGNDKPDLRNPILISDVSKHFEGSGFGRFASIVEAGDVVRAIPAPGTAEKSRKFFDDMNAWAQGEGFAGLGYATRKGGEWGGPIAKNHGEDKMSALADELGLGPDDGIFFAAGKEAQAAKLAGLARTRVGEQLELIDKNRFEFCWIVDFPMFEYDEDAKKIDFSHNPFSMPQGELEALETKDPLDILAWQYDIVCNGIELSSGAIRNHRPEIMYKAFEIAGYTQEQVDSNFAGMINAFKFGAPPHGGSAPGVDRIVMLLADQPNIREVIVFPMNQKAEDLMMQAPSFVSEKQLKELHIRLAPGVAPTE
- the rnd gene encoding ribonuclease D → MHIHGLIEDSATLANLCTRLAQQPFITVDTEFMRENTFWPELCLIQIADTNEAAAIDPMAEGIDLTPLLDLLVNNEDVLKVFHAGGQDLEIVYNLTGKTPHPLFDTQIAAMALGQGEQIGYSNLVETYLGITVDKGARFTDWSRRPLDKRQIDYAIADVTHLSEIFPKMLEKLRKTGRGGWLDEEMERIANPENYRNDPDQAWQRIRISSRKAEVLGRLKALAAWREKEAQGKNLPRGRIVKDETIADLAANPPRKQADLTRVRGLSASWGGNDIGGRLMAAIENATAMPASEMPARDDRKLPLGKEGALVADLLKLLLKIRARDINVAARLLARSDDLEALAAGQRDNLAILEGWRFEQFGRDALALVEGQLGFTVRNGKLKMTRTEQPQD
- a CDS encoding L-serine ammonia-lyase — translated: MLDGSGMAARQRVEATIGLADLFTIGIGPSSSHTVGPMRAAHAFSEAALDRGIPVSVSCELFGSLALTGKGHATDTAVILGLAGHQPESVDPDAVASIVATIQSEQKLSLGGQVIVPFVEGRHLIFRSDRFLPAHPNGMRFVAHYPDGEPYETFWYSIGGGAVVEGGCEAPRSNVTLPMNFSSGAELLAVAEEKGVTIADIVRANEAAWRDDTETDAFLDSLRAAMSACIERGMRGEGELPGGLKVKRRARDLHNKLLARGPRSDPSLVFDWVSLWALAVNEENAAGGRVVTAPTNGAAGVIPAVLRYYETFCASPTPAGARTFLLTTAAIGFLYKKRASISAAEMGCQGEVGVACSMAAAGLAAALGATNAQIENAAEIGMEHNLGLTCDPIGGLVQIPCIERNTMGAIKAINAAYLAMHGDGSHVVSLDAVIETMRQTGEDMRSKYKETAQGGLAVNVVAC